The following proteins are co-located in the Oceanidesulfovibrio indonesiensis genome:
- a CDS encoding histidine phosphatase family protein produces the protein TEDGRIPEGESMQELSVRMHAALAECLKLPAGSRPLLVSHGIALGCLVSTILGLPAYAERRLRLRNCSISRIDYQESAWLASGWVVEMAGDISHLDAPALDELQR, from the coding sequence GTACCGAAGATGGCCGCATTCCTGAAGGCGAATCCATGCAGGAGCTCAGCGTACGTATGCACGCCGCGCTGGCGGAATGCCTGAAGCTTCCGGCGGGAAGCCGTCCGCTGCTGGTGAGTCATGGTATTGCGCTGGGCTGCCTGGTGAGCACTATTCTGGGGTTACCGGCTTACGCGGAGCGCCGTTTGCGTCTGCGCAACTGCTCCATTTCCCGGATTGATTATCAGGAAAGCGCGTGGCTGGCGTCGGGCTGGGTGGTCGAGATGGCAGGGGACATTTCGCATCTCGATGCCCCTGCGCTTGACGAACTGCAGCGTTAA